One Paenibacillus riograndensis SBR5 DNA segment encodes these proteins:
- a CDS encoding carbohydrate ABC transporter permease gives MTTTLQKTSIYTVLAIALIIVLVPMAVMISVSLQTPSTINPLSLPKNPQWGNYTEAFRTGNLLPYFGNSILVLVMTTAAAISVSVLAAYGLHHGKRYKSDVMSTFFLMGLILPAFSGTIPAFLVLRQIHLLNTHIGLSLIQIASGLALPIFLYVNFFKTVPSEIEEAALVDGCGPWRTFVRIIFPLTLPITATCIIVVAINSWNDFFNPLVYLSSPEMRTLPVGLMAFKSQYNTNWPQMFAGAALVALPIIMLYLFVQRFIIKGLVGGAVKG, from the coding sequence TTGACAACAACCCTGCAAAAAACCTCTATCTACACTGTACTGGCGATCGCGCTCATTATTGTGCTTGTGCCCATGGCAGTCATGATCTCTGTCTCACTCCAGACGCCATCGACCATTAATCCGCTCAGTCTTCCGAAAAATCCGCAGTGGGGCAATTATACTGAGGCATTCCGTACCGGCAATCTGCTGCCGTATTTCGGGAACAGCATTCTGGTGCTGGTCATGACGACTGCCGCCGCGATCAGCGTCTCGGTACTGGCCGCATACGGCCTGCATCACGGCAAACGCTACAAATCGGATGTGATGTCGACCTTTTTCCTGATGGGGCTGATTCTTCCGGCCTTTTCCGGGACGATTCCGGCCTTCCTGGTGCTGCGGCAGATTCATCTGCTGAACACGCATATCGGTTTGTCCCTGATCCAGATTGCCTCGGGGCTCGCGCTGCCGATCTTTCTGTACGTGAATTTCTTCAAAACGGTGCCGAGTGAAATTGAAGAGGCTGCACTGGTTGACGGCTGCGGGCCTTGGCGGACGTTTGTCCGGATCATTTTTCCGCTGACGCTGCCCATTACGGCGACCTGCATTATTGTGGTGGCGATCAACTCCTGGAATGATTTCTTTAATCCGCTGGTCTACTTGTCCTCGCCGGAAATGCGGACATTGCCCGTTGGCCTCATGGCCTTCAAAAGCCAATACAATACGAATTGGCCGCAGATGTTCGCCGGAGCCGCGCTTGTGGCGCTGCCCATCATCATGCTGTACTTGTTCGTGCAGCGTTTTATTATCAAAGGTCTGGTAGGCGGTGCTGTTAAAGGATAG
- a CDS encoding response regulator transcription factor has product MWNLLVVEDETIVRLGLRYMLDWDGLAISWKAEAANGQEALKALAQQEIHIVMTDIRMPGMDGLELARRIKEQYSGVQIIFFSSFEDFPYVKEAVRIGVVDYLHKPTMDAEEIAAALKKATAALEQLHQEAVPQAHTDKDRDHLLQQMLETEEHPADWAERWKRYGLEALYGQGYQLALLRIAENQPVELQAGLARFMSFRYFLEEYTSREWGGILLSRDNKELIWLLALDGERAEAGAMQAYLDQLEQSLFKMLGIRLSYTYSMIHRKAEELPEAYRSAASQEPVSGGKLSGIIRLATAYIDGHLLEDLTLARTAEEIHVSVSHLSRLFLKETGQHFNEYVTAKKMLLARKLLRNSNRKVYEVAEELGYANPHYFSKLFKDDTGMTPLEFRNQ; this is encoded by the coding sequence ATGTGGAATTTGTTAGTCGTTGAAGATGAGACCATTGTGCGGCTGGGTCTGCGGTATATGCTGGACTGGGACGGGCTTGCAATCAGCTGGAAGGCTGAAGCAGCGAATGGCCAGGAAGCCCTCAAGGCGCTGGCCCAGCAAGAAATTCATATCGTGATGACGGATATCCGCATGCCAGGAATGGACGGACTGGAGCTGGCGCGCAGGATTAAGGAGCAGTACAGCGGGGTGCAGATTATTTTCTTCAGCAGCTTCGAGGATTTCCCTTATGTAAAAGAAGCCGTCCGCATTGGCGTGGTGGATTATCTGCATAAGCCGACCATGGACGCGGAGGAGATTGCTGCGGCACTCAAAAAAGCAACAGCAGCATTGGAGCAGCTTCATCAGGAAGCTGTTCCCCAGGCGCATACGGATAAAGACCGGGACCATCTGCTGCAGCAGATGCTGGAGACGGAAGAACATCCGGCTGACTGGGCAGAGCGTTGGAAGCGTTACGGGCTTGAAGCCCTGTACGGACAGGGATATCAGCTGGCGCTGCTGCGTATAGCCGAGAACCAACCCGTGGAGCTTCAGGCCGGGCTGGCCCGGTTTATGTCTTTTCGTTATTTTTTGGAGGAGTATACCTCACGGGAGTGGGGCGGAATTCTGCTCAGCCGTGACAACAAGGAGCTGATCTGGCTGCTTGCGCTGGACGGGGAAAGGGCGGAGGCCGGGGCGATGCAGGCATATTTGGATCAATTGGAGCAGAGTCTGTTCAAAATGCTAGGCATCCGCTTGTCCTATACGTACAGCATGATTCACCGCAAGGCGGAAGAACTGCCGGAGGCCTACAGGAGTGCTGCATCCCAAGAGCCGGTGAGCGGAGGTAAACTCAGCGGAATTATCCGGCTGGCGACAGCCTATATTGACGGGCATTTGCTGGAGGATCTGACACTGGCCCGGACCGCAGAGGAGATTCATGTTAGCGTCAGCCATTTAAGCCGCCTGTTCCTCAAGGAGACCGGACAGCATTTCAACGAATATGTAACCGCTAAAAAAATGCTGCTCGCCCGCAAGCTGCTGCGTAACAGCAACCGAAAGGTATATGAGGTGGCGGAGGAGCTGGGCTATGCCAACCCGCATTATTTCAGCAAGCTGTTCAAAGATGACACAGGCATGACACCCCTCGAATTCCGCAATCAATAA
- a CDS encoding cache domain-containing sensor histidine kinase produces the protein MMRRWNNLTYQSKLLLAFFLLGIIPSIVIGTMAYFKSVDTLESRVNEDLGVIAGQLNEAIQRQVEDVDRFSTFPYFTPEIFQILNQPYIPRDQWGYRELETQLQFAKLLVTYPSIFSTIQGLIFYSTKGNVYGYRVSDRSSINESVSPVEEEWYKETLSRDGGVFISGLRQEKQFNSAPFATITASRLLLNDDFSPAGVVAVDIRPDFMDKIVRSFQLKSMHVMVADEKGELIYSTRTADNQRFLSAAAQQSGRNGATRGLITVPELGDGLEAATGVYAHSEYLGWTSYLLIDRKELLEDANVIRNFTIVLVVIFTAAAAVLSLLLARGLSKPIRSLISSMRDVERGLFVAPAAPPIKGEIGQLHLSYVTMVKRLDMLIQSIEENERQKREAELYALRARIAPHFLYNTINSIRMLAVLQQSDGIAKLLQSLNKLLHANMKLDSELVPLAAELELLRHYVRLMELRYTNRFQVDWKIEEHTERAMVPPMILQPLMENAIFHGSFEVEGPLLIEVQVSFVNNGGELLITIADNGHGITPEALNVLNGLSPQNAAGHLSNSIGVANVRDRIRLRFGPPYTLLLVSEPDRGTRAELYLPFKQEDGEAAPPQMEE, from the coding sequence ATGATGCGGCGATGGAACAACTTAACCTACCAGAGCAAGCTGCTGCTCGCCTTTTTTCTGTTAGGTATTATCCCGTCCATTGTGATAGGGACGATGGCGTACTTCAAATCCGTGGATACCCTGGAATCCCGAGTGAATGAGGATTTGGGTGTGATCGCCGGGCAGCTGAACGAAGCGATCCAGCGGCAGGTGGAGGATGTGGACCGTTTCAGCACCTTTCCGTATTTTACGCCGGAGATCTTTCAAATCCTCAATCAGCCGTATATCCCCCGCGATCAGTGGGGCTACAGGGAGCTTGAAACCCAACTCCAGTTTGCCAAGCTTCTGGTGACGTATCCTTCGATTTTTTCCACGATTCAAGGTCTGATCTTCTACAGCACCAAAGGCAATGTGTACGGCTACCGGGTCAGTGACCGCTCCTCTATCAATGAGTCTGTCAGTCCGGTAGAAGAAGAGTGGTATAAGGAAACGCTCAGCCGGGACGGGGGTGTGTTCATCTCAGGTTTGCGGCAGGAGAAGCAGTTCAACAGTGCCCCGTTTGCGACCATTACGGCTTCCCGGCTGCTGCTGAATGATGATTTTAGTCCGGCGGGTGTGGTGGCTGTGGATATCCGGCCCGATTTTATGGATAAGATCGTCCGCTCCTTCCAGCTCAAGAGCATGCATGTCATGGTGGCCGATGAGAAAGGGGAGCTGATCTATTCCACCCGTACTGCCGATAATCAGCGGTTTCTCAGCGCGGCAGCGCAGCAGTCAGGCCGGAACGGAGCAACACGCGGCTTGATCACAGTTCCTGAACTCGGAGACGGGCTTGAGGCGGCTACCGGGGTATATGCCCATAGTGAATATTTGGGCTGGACCAGCTACCTGCTGATCGACCGGAAGGAACTGCTGGAAGACGCCAATGTCATCCGTAATTTTACGATTGTGCTGGTGGTGATCTTTACCGCAGCCGCCGCGGTTCTGTCCCTGCTGCTGGCCCGGGGTCTGTCGAAACCGATCCGCAGCCTGATTTCCTCGATGCGTGATGTGGAGCGGGGGCTGTTCGTAGCTCCGGCTGCGCCGCCTATCAAAGGCGAAATCGGCCAGTTGCATCTCAGCTACGTGACGATGGTGAAGCGGCTGGATATGCTGATCCAGTCCATTGAAGAGAATGAGCGGCAGAAGCGTGAAGCCGAGCTGTATGCGCTCAGGGCGAGGATTGCACCCCATTTTCTGTACAATACGATCAACTCGATCCGCATGCTGGCCGTCCTGCAGCAGTCTGACGGGATAGCCAAACTGCTGCAATCGCTGAACAAGCTGCTGCATGCCAACATGAAGCTGGACAGCGAGCTGGTGCCGCTTGCGGCGGAGCTGGAACTGCTGCGTCACTATGTACGGCTGATGGAGCTGCGGTATACGAACCGGTTTCAGGTGGATTGGAAGATTGAGGAGCATACGGAGCGGGCCATGGTTCCCCCGATGATTCTGCAGCCGCTGATGGAGAACGCGATTTTTCACGGCTCCTTCGAGGTGGAAGGTCCGCTTTTGATTGAGGTTCAGGTTTCTTTTGTGAACAATGGCGGGGAACTGCTGATTACGATTGCTGACAACGGGCATGGCATCACGCCTGAAGCACTGAATGTCCTCAATGGGCTAAGCCCCCAGAATGCCGCTGGACATTTAAGCAACAGCATCGGTGTAGCCAATGTGCGCGACCGTATCCGCCTGAGATTTGGCCCGCCGTATACCCTGCTGCTGGTGAGTGAGCCGGATCGGGGAACCCGGGCCGAGCTGTATTTGCCTTTTAAACAGGAGGACGGGGAAGCTGCCCCGCCGCAAATGGAGGAATGA
- a CDS encoding copper homeostasis protein CutC, giving the protein MLLEVIATTVKDAVIAERYGADRIELITGIREGGLTPSLGLIEEVREAVRIPVRVMVRPHARSFQYEETDVQTMLRDIRHIAAVGGLSLVMGMLRSDRTVDEELLKRLLQAADGMDVTFHRAYDEAQDQLAALEVLSRYPQITDILTSGGRDTAPEGAERIAVLERLSAASPISILAGSGLTAEGLSDFVTRTAVSRVHFGSAVREDGDPLKPIDPARLQAVCSILNSGKR; this is encoded by the coding sequence ATGCTGCTTGAAGTCATTGCCACCACAGTGAAAGATGCGGTCATTGCCGAGCGTTACGGTGCGGACCGGATCGAGCTGATTACGGGTATCCGTGAAGGCGGACTTACGCCGAGCCTCGGGCTGATTGAGGAGGTACGGGAAGCAGTCCGCATTCCTGTAAGGGTGATGGTAAGGCCGCATGCCCGTTCTTTCCAGTACGAGGAGACCGATGTACAGACGATGCTGCGGGATATCCGCCACATTGCAGCGGTAGGCGGATTGTCCCTGGTTATGGGCATGCTCCGCTCAGACCGGACGGTGGATGAAGAATTGCTTAAGCGGCTGCTGCAGGCTGCGGATGGTATGGATGTTACGTTTCACCGGGCTTATGACGAGGCGCAGGATCAGCTTGCGGCTCTGGAAGTATTGTCGCGTTATCCGCAAATTACCGATATTCTGACCTCCGGCGGGAGGGATACTGCGCCTGAAGGGGCGGAGCGGATTGCCGTGCTTGAGCGTCTATCTGCTGCTTCCCCCATATCTATCCTTGCGGGAAGCGGCTTAACGGCAGAAGGGCTGAGCGATTTTGTCACACGGACCGCAGTAAGCCGGGTGCATTTCGGCTCTGCTGTAAGAGAAGACGGAGATCCGCTGAAGCCGATTGACCCGGCGCGGCTTCAGGCGGTCTGCAGCATTCTGAATTCAGGGAAGAGGTGA
- a CDS encoding ROK family protein — MTRCYIGADIGGTGIKAAVIDERGGIITRSSRPTPVADGAKGILLALKGVISGLLADGPEVSGIGIGTAGRVDPEEGVVLYATDNLPGWTGMRLAAEIEAEFALPAAVQNDANAAALGEGWLGAALGLADYAMLTLGTGVGGALVHKNQPVSGKQGAAGEFGHMVLYPGGIPCSCGQSGCTEHYLSGRALNRLAAGANEGWDSRRLLAAFAAGDPGAAAVMEVYMNDLSLTVHNIQSFFDPGAIILGGGVAESHPLWWVAWLDRLTAASPLSFNVLPARLGNEAGIIGAARMIMMREME, encoded by the coding sequence ATGACCCGCTGCTATATAGGAGCGGATATTGGCGGAACGGGCATTAAGGCAGCGGTAATCGATGAGCGTGGCGGTATAATCACCCGCAGCAGCAGACCTACACCCGTGGCCGATGGTGCCAAGGGCATCCTGCTGGCCCTGAAGGGTGTGATATCCGGGCTGCTGGCGGACGGGCCGGAGGTGAGCGGTATTGGCATCGGCACCGCCGGAAGGGTGGACCCGGAGGAAGGTGTCGTGCTGTACGCGACCGATAATCTCCCCGGCTGGACGGGAATGCGTCTTGCGGCGGAGATAGAAGCCGAATTTGCGCTGCCCGCCGCCGTTCAGAACGATGCCAACGCCGCTGCGCTGGGTGAAGGCTGGCTGGGGGCAGCCCTGGGGCTGGCGGATTACGCCATGCTGACGCTGGGCACCGGAGTTGGCGGGGCCCTCGTTCACAAGAATCAGCCGGTATCCGGCAAGCAGGGTGCAGCCGGTGAATTCGGCCATATGGTCCTGTATCCGGGCGGGATTCCCTGCAGCTGCGGGCAATCGGGCTGCACCGAGCATTATCTGTCCGGCCGCGCACTGAACCGCCTGGCGGCTGGCGCAAACGAGGGCTGGGACAGCCGCCGCCTGCTTGCGGCGTTTGCTGCAGGCGACCCGGGCGCGGCTGCGGTTATGGAAGTGTACATGAATGATCTGAGTCTGACTGTACACAATATCCAGTCGTTTTTTGATCCGGGGGCCATTATCCTTGGCGGAGGCGTCGCTGAATCCCATCCGTTATGGTGGGTGGCCTGGCTGGACCGGCTAACAGCCGCGTCGCCGTTGTCTTTTAACGTGCTGCCTGCCAGGCTGGGGAATGAAGCGGGGATCATTGGTGCGGCGCGGATGATTATGATGAGGGAGATGGAGTAG
- a CDS encoding carbohydrate ABC transporter permease has product MKFMNFRNYLLFIAPALLIYLLFFAGPIFSGLYYGFTDWNGFSFKADWVGLENFREAFRDPLLLTALKNMAILSATVIVLQHSASILLAVLLDQKVKGIVWMRAVIFFPVILNTVVIGYVWSYMYAPMVGFLPKFFAAIGLEGLAGLDWLGDPGLAIYAIAFVMVWQYTGYSMMIYLAGLQSVSGEIYEASSIDGAGPWNKFWRVTLPLLIPSIIVNTVLSVIGCMKMFEHVFIMTQGGPANSTQTFGIMIYQYAFKTSQMGYGTAMAMILSVMILAVTFVQIKLLSRLEVAN; this is encoded by the coding sequence ATGAAATTCATGAATTTCCGCAATTATTTGCTGTTTATCGCACCGGCGCTGCTGATCTATCTGCTGTTTTTTGCCGGACCGATCTTCAGCGGCTTGTACTATGGCTTCACCGATTGGAACGGGTTCTCGTTCAAGGCCGACTGGGTCGGACTGGAGAACTTCCGCGAGGCCTTCCGTGATCCGCTGCTGCTGACCGCGCTGAAAAATATGGCGATACTCTCTGCCACGGTCATCGTGCTGCAGCATAGCGCTTCTATCCTGCTGGCCGTACTGCTGGACCAGAAGGTGAAAGGCATTGTGTGGATGCGGGCGGTCATCTTTTTCCCGGTCATTCTGAACACCGTCGTTATTGGTTATGTGTGGAGCTACATGTATGCGCCGATGGTCGGATTTCTGCCGAAGTTTTTTGCCGCAATCGGGCTGGAGGGTCTGGCGGGACTGGATTGGCTCGGTGATCCCGGGTTAGCGATTTATGCAATTGCCTTCGTGATGGTCTGGCAGTATACAGGCTACTCGATGATGATTTATTTGGCTGGACTACAATCCGTATCGGGTGAAATCTATGAGGCTTCAAGCATTGACGGCGCAGGCCCCTGGAATAAGTTCTGGCGGGTGACGCTGCCGCTGCTGATCCCTTCGATTATTGTGAACACCGTTCTGTCGGTAATCGGCTGCATGAAAATGTTCGAGCATGTCTTCATCATGACACAGGGCGGGCCGGCGAACTCGACACAGACCTTCGGTATTATGATCTACCAATATGCCTTCAAAACCTCGCAAATGGGCTACGGTACCGCGATGGCGATGATTCTGTCTGTGATGATTCTGGCCGTGACCTTCGTGCAGATCAAGCTGCTCAGCCGTCTGGAGGTGGCGAATTGA
- a CDS encoding N-acetylmannosamine-6-phosphate 2-epimerase produces MEAYSLISYKGLVVSCQALEDEPLHGSHHMAVMAKAAKQAGAVGIRAGGLEDIRAIKEAVGLPLIGLVKIRHENSEVYITPTLEDALAVHAAGADIVAIDGTGRPRPDGRSLADTIAGLKRAGAAVMADIATFEEGVLAAERGADYVSTTLCGYTRETAGTPLPNLGLLERLTAVLTIPVVAEGGICQPEQAAEALRLGAAFVVVGAAITRPQWIAARYVEAMQGAVAGGSAGAEE; encoded by the coding sequence ATGGAAGCTTATAGCTTAATTTCCTATAAAGGATTGGTCGTTTCCTGTCAGGCGCTGGAGGATGAGCCGCTGCATGGCAGCCATCATATGGCTGTCATGGCGAAGGCGGCGAAGCAAGCGGGAGCTGTAGGCATCCGCGCAGGCGGGCTGGAGGATATCCGGGCCATCAAGGAGGCCGTTGGCCTGCCGCTGATCGGACTGGTCAAAATCCGGCATGAAAACAGCGAGGTCTATATTACGCCAACGCTTGAGGATGCCCTTGCCGTACATGCGGCCGGAGCGGACATTGTGGCGATTGACGGCACGGGCCGTCCCCGCCCTGACGGGCGTTCGCTTGCGGACACCATCGCCGGGCTGAAGCGCGCCGGGGCTGCTGTGATGGCGGATATCGCCACCTTTGAGGAAGGTGTGCTGGCCGCAGAGCGGGGCGCGGACTACGTCTCGACAACGCTGTGCGGCTATACCCGCGAAACAGCCGGAACTCCGCTGCCGAATCTCGGTCTGCTGGAACGGCTGACGGCAGTGCTCACCATTCCCGTTGTCGCCGAGGGCGGAATTTGCCAGCCTGAGCAAGCGGCCGAGGCGCTGCGTCTGGGGGCAGCGTTCGTCGTGGTAGGCGCGGCAATTACGCGCCCGCAGTGGATCGCCGCCCGTTACGTTGAAGCGATGCAGGGCGCTGTCGCCGGCGGCAGCGCGGGGGCAGAGGAATGA
- a CDS encoding alpha-L-fucosidase: MSTSKLHELRKEKKLEIKSTVENGPFQADWESLRAYSVPRWYEDAKFGIFIHWGVYSVPAFETEWYARNMYREGTGVYEHHLKTYGPPDQFGYKDFIPQFTAEKFDAEEWAALFKQAGAAFVVPVAEHHDGFAMYDCPYSEWTAAKMGPKRDVIGELGAAVRRHYMTFGVSSHRAENWWYYNGGRLLPSDVQDPKYADLYGPAQPCYGDPAYPLPVLPPNEEFLDDWLVRTCDLIDRYGPQLLYFDWWIEQPVFKPYLQKLAAYYYNKAAEWGQGAVINYKFDAFAEGTAVYDMERGQLADINPEVWQTCTSVGETAWCHIADHTYKTSGAILGDLVDIVSKNGVMLLNVGPRADGTIPEEEQKLLLEVGGWLAVNGEAIYGTRPWKVYGEGPTQVVTGTFNDTKRSPFTAQDIRFTTRGGSLLYAAVMGWPEGGTSVIETLGSRSKLLAGEILKVELLGSKTELKWSREEEGLTVKLPESAREQGIVVLRIEHAAPETSR; this comes from the coding sequence ATGTCAACGTCCAAGCTGCATGAACTGCGCAAGGAGAAGAAGCTGGAGATCAAAAGCACCGTGGAAAATGGTCCGTTCCAGGCCGATTGGGAGTCGCTGCGCGCGTATTCTGTTCCCCGCTGGTATGAGGATGCGAAGTTCGGGATCTTTATCCATTGGGGCGTATACTCCGTGCCAGCCTTCGAAACAGAGTGGTATGCCCGCAACATGTACAGGGAAGGCACCGGGGTGTATGAGCATCATCTTAAGACCTATGGTCCCCCGGACCAGTTCGGCTATAAGGATTTCATTCCGCAGTTCACGGCAGAAAAGTTCGATGCCGAGGAATGGGCGGCCTTGTTCAAACAGGCCGGTGCTGCGTTTGTAGTGCCTGTCGCCGAGCATCATGACGGCTTCGCGATGTATGACTGCCCCTATTCGGAGTGGACTGCCGCCAAAATGGGCCCCAAAAGAGACGTCATCGGCGAGCTGGGTGCAGCGGTCCGGCGTCATTATATGACCTTCGGCGTATCCAGCCACCGTGCGGAGAATTGGTGGTATTACAATGGCGGGCGGCTGCTGCCTTCAGATGTGCAGGACCCGAAATACGCGGACCTGTACGGTCCGGCACAGCCCTGCTACGGTGATCCTGCCTATCCGCTGCCGGTTCTGCCGCCGAATGAGGAGTTTCTGGACGACTGGCTGGTCCGCACCTGCGATCTGATTGACCGTTATGGCCCGCAGCTGCTGTATTTCGACTGGTGGATTGAACAGCCTGTCTTCAAGCCCTACCTTCAAAAGCTGGCCGCTTATTATTACAACAAGGCCGCCGAATGGGGCCAAGGCGCGGTCATCAACTACAAGTTCGATGCCTTTGCGGAAGGGACCGCTGTGTATGATATGGAGCGCGGCCAACTCGCGGATATCAACCCGGAGGTATGGCAGACCTGCACCTCGGTCGGTGAAACCGCCTGGTGCCATATTGCTGACCATACATACAAAACCTCCGGCGCCATTCTGGGCGATCTGGTCGACATCGTCAGCAAAAACGGTGTGATGCTGCTGAATGTCGGGCCGCGCGCGGACGGCACGATTCCCGAAGAAGAACAGAAGCTGCTGCTGGAAGTCGGTGGGTGGCTCGCGGTCAACGGGGAAGCCATCTATGGCACCCGGCCCTGGAAGGTTTACGGAGAGGGCCCGACACAGGTGGTTACCGGCACGTTCAACGATACCAAGCGCAGTCCGTTCACCGCGCAGGATATCCGGTTCACTACCCGTGGCGGGAGTCTGCTCTACGCGGCAGTCATGGGCTGGCCGGAGGGCGGAACCTCAGTAATTGAAACCCTGGGCAGCCGCTCCAAGCTGCTCGCCGGGGAAATTCTGAAGGTGGAGCTGCTGGGCAGTAAGACAGAGCTGAAGTGGAGCCGCGAAGAAGAAGGATTAACTGTCAAGCTGCCGGAGAGTGCGCGGGAACAGGGCATTGTAGTGCTGCGGATTGAGCATGCTGCTCCGGAGACATCTAGATGA
- a CDS encoding ABC transporter substrate-binding protein, whose translation MLIILAGCGSNNAATNGASATNDGSAAAGGNAGKEPVVLKLTTWNPISQTVVDKFQEKYPYITIEHDKVYDQFREIIRTRIVSKSDMDMLWLFPNQVAEFSKEDVLMDITGSPWLSNYLDAAVKLGTVDGKTYGVPYNSQPILMFYNKTLFDQLGLSIPANWEELMAVSEKIKASGTAPMVIGSKDGWATQFITTSQFGLYQHENPDVFAQLASGDKKWTDPEFAGYFDGMKELSDKGYLLENSVGLSYDQVAQVFKEGKAAMWPMGEWGYSENFDADFSTFELGAFPIPVNRGDQPLVTNLVSDNLLVGVSWSKHQEEIKLFMEFVAQPEMAKIWSDETKQAVTVKDGTSESYNPLAASLQPLIDASEAQIFPSMTSSIEPVMFPIFQQILLKQEVDTAKLLEQMQTAQDKDI comes from the coding sequence TTGTTGATCATACTTGCAGGCTGCGGCAGCAATAACGCGGCGACAAATGGTGCTTCGGCCACAAATGATGGAAGCGCAGCTGCCGGTGGCAATGCCGGAAAAGAGCCGGTGGTGCTCAAGCTGACGACATGGAATCCGATCAGCCAGACGGTAGTCGATAAGTTTCAGGAGAAATACCCTTACATCACGATCGAGCACGACAAGGTATATGACCAATTCCGCGAAATCATCCGTACCCGGATCGTCTCCAAATCCGATATGGATATGCTCTGGCTGTTCCCCAACCAGGTGGCTGAATTCTCCAAAGAGGATGTGCTGATGGACATTACCGGCAGTCCTTGGCTCAGCAACTACCTCGATGCGGCGGTGAAGCTGGGTACGGTGGACGGCAAAACCTACGGCGTTCCATACAACAGCCAGCCAATTCTCATGTTCTATAACAAAACCCTGTTCGATCAGTTGGGACTCTCCATTCCCGCCAACTGGGAAGAGCTGATGGCTGTGAGTGAAAAAATCAAAGCCAGCGGCACGGCACCAATGGTCATCGGAAGCAAGGACGGCTGGGCTACCCAGTTCATCACCACCTCCCAGTTCGGCCTCTATCAACATGAGAACCCGGATGTATTCGCACAGCTGGCAAGCGGAGATAAGAAGTGGACGGATCCGGAATTTGCGGGCTACTTTGACGGAATGAAGGAATTGTCCGATAAAGGCTACCTGCTGGAAAATTCCGTCGGCCTCAGCTATGACCAGGTGGCGCAGGTATTCAAAGAAGGCAAGGCGGCCATGTGGCCGATGGGCGAGTGGGGCTACAGCGAAAACTTTGATGCCGACTTCTCCACCTTCGAGCTAGGCGCCTTCCCGATTCCGGTCAACCGTGGCGACCAGCCGCTGGTAACGAACCTTGTCTCCGACAACCTGCTGGTGGGCGTATCGTGGAGCAAGCACCAGGAAGAGATCAAGCTGTTCATGGAATTCGTCGCCCAGCCGGAAATGGCCAAGATCTGGTCGGATGAAACGAAGCAGGCTGTTACGGTAAAAGACGGCACCTCGGAATCCTACAACCCGCTGGCCGCCTCGCTTCAGCCGTTGATCGACGCGAGCGAAGCGCAGATTTTCCCAAGCATGACCTCTTCCATCGAGCCGGTGATGTTCCCGATCTTCCAGCAGATCCTGCTCAAGCAGGAGGTGGACACGGCCAAGCTGCTGGAGCAAATGCAGACGGCGCAGGACAAGGACATCTAA